A portion of the Avibacterium sp. 20-132 genome contains these proteins:
- the mukB gene encoding chromosome partition protein MukB, with amino-acid sequence MSKAFEVENDNLTLDSEEMENHQPEELDIIETAQAEQQDAPAPIAQNVERGKFRSLTLINWNGFFARTFDLDELVTTLSGGNGAGKSTTMAGFVTALIPDLTLLHFRNTTEAGATTGSRDKGLHGKLKPGVCYAVLDAVNSRHQRVLVGARLQQVAGRDKKVDIKTFSIQGLSLAQTPTSVLTETVNERQARVLTLNELKEKIENLGAQFKQYHSITDYHGMMFDLGIIPKRLRSSSDRSKFYKLIEASLYGGISSAITRSLRDYLLPENLGVRKAFQDMESALRENRMTLEAIKVTQSDRDLFKHLITETTNYVASDYMRNANERRGNVESALTHRKEWYLAKSERDLSQHRLVDFSRELAELNENEQTLEVDHQSALDHLNLVLNALRHQEKISRYQDDVESLREKLEEQKFAVEEASEQHEESQAQLEQYEQEVDQLRSQLADYQQALDAQQTRALQYQQAIQALEKAKTLCGLADLSTKNVEDYHAEFVAQAEDLTNNVLDLEQKMSISEMAKSQFDKAYQLVCQIAGEMPRSAAWESAKALLREYPSQKVQAQQTPQLRAKLHELEQRYQQQQSAVRLLKEFNQRAALELETTDEIEDYYAEQESLVDELNEELAEQVEQRSTLRQKREQLNVRYNENANKAPAWLTAQSALERLQEQSHSQFADSQDVMNFMQSLLVKERELTIKRDQLEQKRQQLDEQISRLSQPDGSEDPRLNVLAERFGGVLLSELYDDVPIEDAPYFSALYGPARHAIVVRDLDAVKAQLAQLEDCPDDLYLIEGDPSSFDDSVLSAQELDLGVVVQVSNRELRYSKFPEIPLFGRAAREKHLEALQIERDEVSEHYAECAFDVQKCQRLHEHFSQFVGLHLALAFQPNPEELMAQIRREQGEIERELGQFATTEQQIRLKLDNAKEKLQLLNRLIPQLGVIGDESLLERIEECREQLDLAEQDERFIRQYSVTLSQLEPIANTLQSDPENYERLKADYEQAKQQQKQIQLRVFALADVVQRKAHFDYKESVQSETSELNEQLRNRLEQVQQQREQQREHVRQKQIRFAQYNQVYIELRSSYEEKNKVLNELLEEISQLGVRADDGAEQRAQARRDELSQQLTTVRNRRRYLEKQLTLIESESENLNRRIRKAERDYKTQRELVVAMKASWCVVLRLSRNSDVEKRLNRRELAYLSADELRSMSDKALGALRTAVADNEYLRDALRLSEDNRKPENKVRFFIAVYQHLRERIRQDIIKTDDPIDAIEQMEIELSRLTAELTNREKKLAISSESVANIMRKTIQREQNRIRMLNQGLQNIAFGQVKSVRLVVNIRDTHAMLLDALSDRHNDYQDLFSDNRITFSEAIAKLYQRLNPHIDMGQRTAQTIGEELLDYRNYLDLEVEVYRGADGWLRAESGALSTGEAIGTGMSILLMVVQSWEEESRRIRGKDIVPCRLLFLDEAARLDAKSISTLFELCSRLDMQLLIAAPENISPEKGTTYKLVRKISGNQEQVHVVGLRGFGATH; translated from the coding sequence ATGAGCAAAGCATTTGAAGTAGAAAATGATAATTTAACCCTTGATAGTGAAGAAATGGAAAATCATCAACCTGAAGAATTAGACATTATTGAAACAGCGCAAGCAGAACAGCAAGATGCGCCTGCTCCCATTGCTCAAAATGTCGAGCGTGGAAAATTCCGCTCACTGACCCTCATTAACTGGAACGGTTTTTTTGCCCGTACATTTGATTTAGATGAGTTAGTCACGACCTTATCAGGGGGGAATGGTGCGGGGAAATCAACCACAATGGCTGGTTTTGTTACCGCGTTAATTCCTGATTTAACCTTATTGCACTTCCGTAATACCACAGAAGCGGGGGCAACCACGGGTTCACGCGACAAAGGGTTGCACGGTAAGCTTAAACCGGGTGTCTGCTATGCAGTATTAGATGCAGTGAATTCTCGTCATCAACGTGTTTTAGTCGGGGCGCGTCTACAACAAGTTGCTGGACGTGATAAAAAAGTTGATATCAAAACCTTTTCTATTCAAGGGTTAAGTCTTGCACAAACACCAACAAGTGTTTTAACTGAAACGGTCAATGAGCGTCAAGCAAGGGTACTAACACTTAATGAATTAAAAGAAAAAATAGAAAACCTTGGCGCACAATTTAAACAATATCATTCCATTACAGATTATCACGGAATGATGTTTGATTTAGGGATTATTCCTAAACGTCTGCGTTCTTCTTCAGATCGTAGCAAATTTTATAAACTCATTGAAGCCTCGCTTTACGGAGGAATTTCCAGTGCGATTACTCGCTCCTTGCGTGATTATTTATTACCCGAAAACTTAGGCGTCCGTAAAGCCTTTCAAGATATGGAAAGTGCATTGCGTGAAAACCGTATGACCCTTGAGGCAATTAAAGTTACGCAATCGGATCGTGATTTATTCAAGCATTTAATTACGGAAACCACCAATTATGTGGCGTCAGATTATATGCGTAATGCCAATGAACGTCGAGGCAATGTAGAAAGTGCCTTAACACATCGTAAGGAATGGTATTTAGCAAAATCAGAACGCGATTTATCACAACATCGCTTAGTGGATTTTAGCCGTGAATTGGCGGAACTTAACGAAAATGAGCAAACCCTTGAGGTTGATCACCAAAGCGCACTCGATCATCTTAATTTGGTGCTAAATGCGTTACGTCATCAAGAAAAAATCTCGCGTTATCAAGATGATGTAGAAAGCTTACGAGAAAAATTAGAAGAACAAAAATTTGCGGTAGAAGAAGCATCAGAACAGCACGAAGAAAGCCAAGCGCAGTTAGAACAATATGAACAAGAAGTGGATCAACTGCGTAGCCAATTAGCGGATTATCAACAAGCACTAGATGCCCAACAAACCCGTGCGCTGCAATATCAACAGGCTATTCAAGCACTTGAAAAAGCCAAAACCCTTTGTGGATTGGCCGATCTTTCTACTAAAAATGTGGAGGATTATCACGCTGAATTTGTCGCGCAAGCGGAAGATTTGACGAATAACGTTCTAGATTTAGAGCAAAAAATGTCGATTTCCGAAATGGCGAAATCGCAGTTTGATAAAGCCTATCAACTTGTTTGCCAAATCGCAGGCGAAATGCCACGTTCTGCTGCGTGGGAAAGTGCAAAAGCATTATTGCGTGAATATCCGAGCCAAAAAGTGCAAGCGCAACAAACACCGCAACTTCGTGCCAAATTACACGAGTTAGAACAGCGTTATCAACAACAGCAAAGTGCGGTGCGTTTATTGAAAGAATTTAATCAGCGAGCCGCATTAGAACTTGAAACCACCGATGAAATTGAAGACTATTATGCGGAGCAAGAAAGCCTTGTTGATGAGCTAAATGAAGAATTGGCAGAACAGGTGGAACAGCGCTCAACTTTGCGTCAAAAACGTGAGCAGTTGAATGTCCGTTACAATGAAAATGCCAATAAAGCCCCTGCGTGGCTTACTGCGCAATCAGCGCTAGAACGTTTACAAGAACAAAGTCATAGTCAGTTTGCTGATAGCCAAGACGTGATGAATTTTATGCAATCACTCTTAGTTAAAGAACGAGAATTAACCATCAAACGTGATCAGTTAGAGCAAAAACGTCAGCAACTTGATGAGCAAATTTCTCGTTTAAGCCAGCCAGATGGTTCTGAAGATCCGCGTTTAAATGTATTAGCAGAACGCTTTGGCGGTGTGTTACTTTCTGAGCTTTATGATGATGTGCCAATTGAAGACGCACCTTATTTCTCCGCGTTATATGGCCCTGCTCGTCACGCGATTGTGGTGCGCGATTTAGACGCTGTGAAAGCGCAATTAGCGCAACTTGAAGATTGCCCAGATGATTTATACCTTATCGAAGGTGATCCAAGTTCTTTTGATGACAGCGTATTGTCCGCCCAAGAGCTAGATTTAGGGGTCGTGGTTCAGGTGTCTAACCGTGAATTACGTTATTCAAAATTCCCTGAAATTCCATTATTTGGCCGTGCAGCACGAGAAAAACATTTAGAAGCCTTACAAATTGAACGTGATGAAGTATCGGAACACTATGCCGAATGTGCTTTTGATGTGCAAAAATGCCAACGCTTACACGAACATTTCAGCCAATTTGTTGGTTTGCATTTAGCTCTCGCATTCCAGCCCAACCCTGAAGAATTAATGGCACAAATTCGCCGTGAACAAGGGGAAATCGAGCGTGAATTAGGGCAGTTTGCTACCACTGAACAACAAATTCGCCTTAAATTAGACAATGCAAAAGAAAAATTACAGTTATTAAATAGACTGATTCCGCAACTTGGAGTCATTGGCGATGAAAGTTTATTAGAGCGTATCGAAGAATGTCGTGAGCAATTAGATTTAGCGGAACAAGATGAACGCTTTATTCGCCAATATAGCGTGACATTGTCACAGCTTGAACCCATTGCCAATACATTACAAAGCGATCCAGAAAATTATGAGCGATTAAAAGCTGACTATGAACAAGCAAAACAACAACAAAAACAAATTCAACTACGTGTTTTTGCTTTAGCCGATGTGGTACAACGTAAAGCCCATTTTGATTACAAAGAAAGTGTCCAATCTGAAACCTCTGAATTAAATGAGCAGCTTCGTAATCGTTTAGAGCAAGTTCAGCAACAACGTGAACAACAACGCGAACACGTTCGTCAAAAACAAATTCGTTTTGCCCAATATAATCAAGTTTATATTGAGCTGCGTAGTTCCTATGAAGAAAAAAATAAAGTACTGAATGAGTTGCTTGAGGAAATCAGTCAGCTTGGCGTACGTGCAGATGATGGGGCAGAGCAACGGGCGCAAGCACGTCGTGATGAATTATCGCAACAACTTACCACGGTACGTAATCGTCGCCGTTATTTGGAAAAACAATTAACCTTAATTGAAAGCGAAAGTGAAAATCTTAATCGCCGTATTCGTAAAGCAGAACGCGATTACAAAACACAACGTGAATTAGTGGTGGCAATGAAAGCAAGCTGGTGTGTGGTGCTACGATTATCACGCAATAGTGATGTGGAAAAACGTTTAAACCGCCGCGAGTTAGCTTATCTTTCTGCTGATGAATTACGTTCAATGTCAGATAAAGCCCTTGGTGCGTTGCGTACTGCCGTAGCTGATAATGAATACCTGCGTGATGCGTTGCGTTTATCTGAAGATAATCGTAAACCAGAAAATAAAGTGCGGTTCTTTATTGCAGTGTATCAACATTTACGTGAGCGTATTCGTCAAGATATCATTAAAACAGATGATCCGATTGATGCGATTGAACAAATGGAGATCGAATTATCTCGCCTAACTGCAGAATTAACAAATCGTGAGAAAAAACTCGCGATTAGTTCCGAAAGTGTGGCGAATATTATGCGTAAAACCATTCAACGCGAACAAAATCGCATTCGTATGCTCAATCAAGGCTTACAAAATATTGCCTTTGGTCAGGTGAAATCGGTGCGTTTAGTGGTCAATATTCGTGATACTCACGCAATGTTGTTAGATGCATTATCCGATCGCCACAATGATTATCAAGATTTATTCTCAGATAACCGCATTACTTTCTCCGAAGCCATTGCGAAATTGTATCAACGCTTAAATCCACATATCGATATGGGGCAGCGTACCGCTCAAACTATTGGTGAAGAGTTGTTGGATTACCGCAATTACCTTGATTTAGAAGTTGAAGTGTATCGTGGCGCAGATGGTTGGTTACGTGCAGAAAGTGGTGCATTATCAACGGGTGAAGCTATTGGTACTGGGATGTCAATCTTGCTAATGGTGGTACAAAGTTGGGAAGAAGAAAGCCGTCGTATTCGAGGTAAGGATATTGTTCCTTGCCGTTTATTATTCCTTGATGAAGCGGCACGTTTAGATGCGAAATCGATTTCTACCTTATTTGAACTATGTTCTCGTTTAGATATGCAATTATTAATTGCAGCACCTGAAAACATTAGCCCAGAAAAAGGAACCACTTATAAACTGGTACGTAAAATCTCAGGTAATCAAGAACAAGTTCACGTAGTGGGATTACGTGGGTTTGGTGCAACACACTAA
- a CDS encoding DMT family transporter yields the protein MAYLFLAIACSVAVSVLLKVARKFNIVIEQAIAFNYLIALLLSYFLLQPNFQGQGFTEFIVQNENSAIFLALGLLLPSVFIIMSKAVEFAGIVRSDAAQRLSLFLPILAAFILFGEQLSQSRIISLVLAFFALFCLINKPCEQQLSVKAGLSLLAVWLGYGVIDILFKQMAKMGNAFPTTLFIAFALAMCVMFMYLLIKRTQWNGASLLAGIVLGGLNFMNILFYIRAHQSFSQNPTLVFAGMNIGVICLGTLVGAIVFKEKISKINGVGLVLGISAILSLFYLEPFLTR from the coding sequence ATGGCTTATTTATTTCTTGCTATTGCTTGTAGTGTGGCTGTCTCCGTATTATTAAAAGTCGCACGGAAGTTTAATATCGTCATTGAACAGGCAATCGCATTCAATTATCTTATTGCCCTGTTATTAAGTTATTTTTTATTACAGCCTAATTTTCAAGGACAAGGCTTCACCGAGTTTATTGTACAAAATGAAAATAGTGCCATTTTCTTAGCCCTAGGTTTATTGCTACCGAGTGTGTTCATTATTATGTCTAAAGCGGTTGAATTTGCTGGCATTGTGCGCTCTGATGCAGCGCAACGTTTATCCTTATTTCTGCCTATTTTAGCTGCCTTTATATTATTTGGCGAACAGCTCAGTCAATCACGTATTATCAGTTTAGTTTTGGCTTTTTTTGCGTTATTTTGTTTAATCAATAAACCGTGCGAACAGCAACTTTCTGTCAAAGCAGGATTGAGTTTGCTTGCTGTTTGGTTAGGCTATGGTGTCATTGACATTTTATTCAAACAAATGGCCAAAATGGGAAATGCCTTTCCAACCACCTTGTTTATTGCGTTTGCCTTAGCAATGTGCGTGATGTTTATGTATTTATTGATTAAACGAACCCAATGGAATGGCGCAAGCTTATTAGCTGGAATTGTACTCGGCGGGCTAAATTTTATGAATATTCTATTTTATATTCGCGCCCATCAAAGTTTCAGCCAAAACCCAACGCTGGTTTTTGCTGGAATGAATATTGGCGTGATTTGTCTTGGCACGCTTGTAGGCGCAATAGTATTCAAAGAAAAAATAAGTAAAATTAATGGGGTAGGCTTAGTACTTGGTATTTCTGCCATTCTCAGCCTATTTTATTTAGAACCTTTTTTAACAAGGTAA
- a CDS encoding YqcC family protein: protein MREQTKYQLQQLQKAMEELALWQAAPPEAAAFDSVEPFCIDTMNAHEWLQWVFIPRMYAVIESSEPLPHKMAIVPYIEEALKEQDIIAVQRLIEPLKAIEEICNAQNDRT, encoded by the coding sequence ATGCGTGAACAAACAAAATATCAGTTACAACAATTACAAAAAGCAATGGAAGAATTAGCGCTTTGGCAAGCAGCCCCCCCTGAAGCTGCCGCCTTTGACAGCGTTGAGCCATTTTGTATTGATACAATGAATGCACACGAATGGCTACAATGGGTGTTTATTCCAAGAATGTATGCCGTTATCGAAAGCAGTGAACCATTACCGCATAAAATGGCTATCGTACCTTACATTGAAGAAGCTTTGAAAGAGCAAGATATTATTGCCGTGCAACGCTTAATTGAGCCGTTGAAAGCCATCGAAGAAATTTGTAACGCACAAAATGACCGCACTTGA
- a CDS encoding ClpXP protease specificity-enhancing factor: protein MERKFSPKRPYILRAYYDWLIDNDCTPYLAVDATYAGVKVPAEYVKDGQIVLNISMNATGNLQLTNDFVQFNARFQGIPQEIFIPMGALIALYARESGDGIMFEPEEFEGDLAQQDEIQDEQPLSFVEAVDKPKPIEKSSSNKSSPKLRFID from the coding sequence ATGGAGCGTAAATTCTCACCGAAACGTCCTTATATATTAAGAGCTTATTATGATTGGCTTATAGATAATGATTGTACGCCTTATTTGGCGGTTGATGCAACGTATGCAGGGGTAAAAGTACCAGCTGAATACGTCAAAGATGGGCAAATCGTATTAAATATCTCGATGAATGCAACGGGAAACTTGCAATTAACCAATGATTTTGTGCAATTTAATGCGCGTTTTCAAGGCATACCGCAAGAAATTTTTATTCCTATGGGGGCGCTTATTGCTCTTTATGCAAGAGAAAGTGGTGATGGCATTATGTTTGAACCAGAGGAATTTGAAGGTGATCTTGCCCAACAAGATGAAATTCAAGATGAGCAACCGTTAAGTTTCGTTGAAGCTGTTGATAAACCTAAACCAATAGAAAAATCATCTAGCAATAAATCCTCTCCAAAATTACGTTTTATTGATTAA
- the truC gene encoding tRNA pseudouridine(65) synthase TruC: protein MTALDILYQDEYLIAVNKPAGMLVHRSWLDRHETQFVMQTLRDQIGQHVFPIHRLDRPTSGVLLFALNAEIAKLLCEQFEQKQVEKSYLAVVRGYLKEQGRIDYPLKVQLDKIADKFAQQDKAPQEAITDYEGLNVVEMPYGVGRYQTSRYSLVRLIPHTGRKHQLRRHLKHIFHPILGDTQYGDLHQNRALTEHTGVHRLMLHAETLAFIHPITKNWLKITAPLDEQWQRLFDAFSWNGVG from the coding sequence ATGACCGCACTTGATATTCTTTACCAAGATGAATATTTGATCGCGGTGAACAAGCCAGCTGGAATGTTGGTGCATCGTAGTTGGCTTGATCGTCACGAAACCCAATTTGTAATGCAAACCTTGCGCGATCAAATTGGGCAGCACGTTTTTCCTATTCATCGTTTAGATCGCCCAACCTCTGGGGTGTTGCTTTTTGCCTTAAATGCTGAAATAGCCAAATTGCTGTGCGAACAATTTGAGCAGAAGCAGGTTGAAAAAAGCTATTTAGCGGTGGTACGCGGTTATCTCAAAGAGCAGGGAAGGATTGATTATCCGCTGAAAGTGCAATTGGATAAAATTGCCGATAAATTTGCTCAGCAAGATAAAGCACCACAGGAGGCTATCACCGATTATGAAGGATTGAACGTAGTAGAAATGCCTTATGGGGTAGGGCGCTATCAAACGAGTCGTTATTCTTTAGTGAGGTTAATTCCACACACAGGAAGAAAACATCAGTTACGTCGTCACTTAAAGCATATTTTCCACCCCATTTTAGGGGATACTCAATATGGCGATTTGCATCAAAATCGCGCTTTAACTGAACATACAGGCGTGCATCGGTTAATGCTACACGCAGAAACACTGGCCTTTATTCACCCCATAACAAAAAATTGGCTAAAAATCACCGCACCTTTAGATGAACAATGGCAACGCTTGTTTGATGCTTTTTCTTGGAATGGGGTAGGGTAA
- the sbcB gene encoding exodeoxyribonuclease I, with translation MQDNFSFFVYDYESFGVNPATDRPAQFAGIRTDKDFNIIGEPVMFYCKQTNDYLPSPTAVMVTGITPQQCNEQGLSEPEFAQRILQEFSQPNTCVMGFNNIRYDDEMTRYTFYRNFIDPYEYSWKNGNSRWDLLDLVRACYALRPEGINWVYDDEGMPSFRLENLTKANGIEHSNAHDAMADVYATIEMAKLIKQKQPRLFQFFFEHRDKKSLEKMINTTEMTPLVHVSGMLGNYRGNTTWIAPLAWHPSNKNAVIVCDLDSNIDDLLNKSAEELRQNLYTKKAELEEQGILPVPLKLVHINKCPILAPAKTLLPENAQRLGINRQDCLANLARLRADLNIREKVLQIFTDERTFEPNDNVETELYSGFFSPNDKNNMAILRDLAPEKLAEHNLTFQDKRIDGLLFHYRARHFYKTLTRAEQLRWDKYRRRKLEQSAVQFEQELQTLAEEHQNTPEKLALLQRVYEYGVKLLG, from the coding sequence ATGCAAGATAATTTTAGTTTTTTTGTTTACGATTACGAAAGTTTTGGCGTTAATCCCGCCACGGATCGCCCTGCGCAATTTGCCGGTATTCGTACTGATAAAGATTTTAATATTATTGGTGAGCCTGTGATGTTCTATTGCAAGCAAACTAATGACTATTTACCTTCACCCACTGCGGTAATGGTAACGGGTATTACGCCACAACAATGCAACGAACAAGGTTTATCTGAACCAGAATTTGCCCAGCGAATTTTGCAAGAATTCTCACAGCCAAATACTTGTGTAATGGGGTTTAATAATATCCGTTATGACGATGAAATGACCCGTTATACCTTTTATCGGAATTTTATCGATCCTTACGAATATAGTTGGAAAAATGGTAATTCTCGCTGGGATTTACTGGATTTAGTGCGTGCCTGTTATGCCTTGCGACCAGAAGGCATAAACTGGGTTTATGATGATGAGGGAATGCCCTCGTTCCGCTTAGAAAATTTAACCAAAGCGAATGGAATAGAGCATAGCAATGCCCACGATGCAATGGCTGATGTGTATGCAACTATCGAAATGGCAAAACTGATCAAACAAAAACAGCCAAGATTATTCCAATTTTTCTTTGAACATCGCGATAAAAAATCCCTTGAAAAAATGATTAACACCACAGAAATGACACCCTTGGTTCACGTTTCAGGAATGTTGGGGAATTATCGCGGTAATACCACTTGGATTGCCCCTTTAGCCTGGCACCCAAGCAATAAAAATGCCGTCATTGTGTGTGATTTAGATAGCAATATTGATGATTTACTCAATAAAAGTGCGGAAGAATTACGCCAAAATTTATATACCAAAAAAGCGGAATTGGAAGAACAAGGCATTTTGCCAGTGCCATTAAAATTGGTGCATATTAATAAATGCCCAATTTTAGCTCCAGCCAAAACCCTATTACCTGAAAATGCACAACGTTTAGGCATTAATCGTCAAGATTGCTTAGCAAACCTTGCTAGATTACGTGCAGATCTCAATATCCGTGAAAAAGTGCTACAAATTTTCACCGATGAACGGACATTTGAGCCAAACGATAATGTGGAAACTGAATTGTATAGCGGATTTTTCAGTCCAAATGATAAAAATAATATGGCTATTTTGCGTGATTTAGCACCTGAAAAATTGGCTGAACATAATTTGACGTTCCAAGATAAACGTATTGATGGCTTGCTATTTCATTATCGCGCACGACATTTCTATAAAACATTAACCAGAGCAGAGCAGTTACGTTGGGATAAATACCGCCGTAGAAAGCTGGAACAAAGTGCGGTGCAATTTGAGCAAGAATTACAAACCTTAGCGGAAGAACATCAAAACACCCCTGAAAAATTAGCTTTATTGCAACGGGTTTATGAATATGGCGTAAAATTACTAGGGTAA
- the rpsI gene encoding 30S ribosomal protein S9, which yields MAENQNYGTGRRKSSSARVFIKPGSGKITINQRELDVYFGRETSRMIVRQPLELVELTDKLDLYITVKGGGISGQAGAIRHGITRALIEYDETLRPALRAAGFVTRDARRVERKKVGLHKARRRPQYSKR from the coding sequence ATGGCAGAGAATCAAAACTACGGCACAGGTCGCCGCAAAAGCTCTTCAGCTCGTGTATTTATCAAACCGGGCAGTGGTAAAATTACTATCAACCAACGTGAATTAGACGTATATTTCGGTCGCGAAACTTCTCGTATGATCGTACGTCAGCCATTAGAATTGGTTGAATTAACTGATAAATTAGACCTATACATCACAGTTAAAGGTGGTGGTATTTCAGGTCAAGCGGGTGCAATCCGTCACGGTATCACTCGTGCATTAATTGAATATGATGAAACATTACGTCCAGCATTACGCGCAGCAGGCTTTGTTACTCGTGATGCACGTCGCGTTGAACGTAAAAAAGTGGGTTTACACAAAGCACGTCGTCGCCCACAATACTCAAAACGTTAA
- a CDS encoding Zn-ribbon-containing protein: protein MYLIEAFFTLTQPNNVAYPLINQVIEQWRYNGQILGREIPLFHAELENQQGIAVRVVCPEQQSLLPEFNNVAVQTALDKAQCGGINFDSFQVIADDLNSDLTYQGKRPSWQVLYTTYLQSCSPLHSGEDNLPIPLYKYFKNAPHLSLDLIKWQENWQACDQLQMNGTALEQHALAEISDLHSHLSKHGYALCQEIEQHTGIPTYYYLYRIGGESLQAEQQRRCPSCNQNWALKTPLFGLFDFKCDQCRLVSNLSWHWQ from the coding sequence ATGTATTTAATTGAGGCTTTTTTTACCCTTACCCAACCTAACAATGTGGCTTACCCATTGATTAATCAAGTGATTGAACAATGGCGTTATAATGGGCAAATTCTTGGGCGAGAAATCCCCCTTTTCCACGCTGAACTAGAAAACCAGCAAGGCATTGCAGTGCGTGTCGTTTGTCCTGAACAGCAAAGCTTGTTACCCGAATTTAATAATGTGGCGGTACAAACAGCGTTAGATAAAGCACAATGTGGCGGGATAAATTTCGATAGTTTCCAAGTTATTGCTGATGATTTAAATTCAGATCTCACCTATCAAGGTAAACGCCCTAGCTGGCAAGTGCTTTATACCACTTATTTACAATCTTGCTCGCCATTACACAGTGGGGAGGATAACTTGCCTATCCCACTATATAAATATTTTAAAAATGCCCCGCACTTGAGTTTAGATCTCATTAAATGGCAAGAAAATTGGCAGGCTTGTGATCAACTACAAATGAACGGCACAGCATTAGAACAGCACGCCCTTGCGGAAATTTCCGATCTACATAGTCATTTATCTAAACACGGCTATGCCTTATGCCAAGAAATAGAGCAACACACGGGGATTCCAACCTATTATTATTTATACCGCATTGGTGGCGAAAGTTTACAAGCCGAACAACAACGCCGCTGTCCAAGCTGTAATCAAAATTGGGCATTAAAAACACCGCTCTTTGGTTTGTTTGATTTTAAATGTGATCAGTGCCGATTGGTATCCAACCTTTCTTGGCACTGGCAATAG
- the sspA gene encoding stringent starvation protein SspA: MSSASSKRSIMTLFSNQEDIYCHQVRIVLAEKGVPYEMEEMALGSVSEDLMELNPYGTLPTLVDRDLVLFNSRIIMEYLDERFPHPPLMPVYPVSRGKSRLLMLRIEQDWYSLLNQIEQGDESEKEQATKQLKEELLAIAPIFNQTPYFMSEEFSLVDCYIAPLLWRMQKLGIQFAGAGSKAIKNYMERVYQRDSFKQSVGEVAPKNLMDDK, encoded by the coding sequence ATGAGTAGTGCATCAAGTAAACGTTCAATAATGACCCTTTTTTCCAATCAAGAAGATATTTATTGCCATCAGGTTCGCATTGTATTAGCGGAAAAAGGCGTGCCTTATGAAATGGAAGAAATGGCTCTAGGTTCTGTATCTGAAGATTTAATGGAATTAAACCCTTATGGAACATTACCAACCTTGGTAGATCGTGACTTAGTGCTATTTAATTCTCGTATTATTATGGAATACCTTGATGAGCGTTTTCCGCATCCGCCATTAATGCCTGTTTATCCTGTATCTCGTGGTAAAAGCCGTTTATTAATGTTAAGAATTGAGCAAGATTGGTATTCTTTACTAAACCAAATTGAGCAAGGCGATGAGTCTGAGAAAGAGCAGGCTACAAAGCAATTAAAAGAAGAATTATTGGCTATTGCACCAATTTTCAATCAAACACCTTATTTTATGAGTGAAGAATTTAGCTTGGTCGATTGCTATATTGCCCCTTTATTATGGCGTATGCAGAAGCTGGGTATTCAATTTGCAGGAGCGGGAAGTAAAGCAATCAAAAATTATATGGAACGCGTGTATCAAAGAGATTCTTTCAAGCAATCCGTTGGTGAAGTTGCACCTAAAAATCTAATGGATGACAAATAA
- the rplM gene encoding 50S ribosomal protein L13: protein MKTFVAKPETVKRDWYVVDATGKTLGRLATELARRLRGKHKAEYTPHVDTGDYIIVINADKVAVTGKKESDKIYYWHTGYVGGIKQATFKEMIARRPEAVIEIAVKGMLPKGPLGRAMYRKLKVYAGPNHEHAAQQPQVLDI from the coding sequence ATGAAAACTTTTGTAGCAAAACCAGAAACAGTTAAACGTGACTGGTATGTAGTAGATGCGACAGGTAAAACGTTAGGTCGTTTAGCGACTGAATTAGCACGTCGTCTTCGTGGTAAACATAAAGCTGAATACACTCCACACGTTGATACAGGTGACTATATCATCGTTATCAATGCGGACAAAGTTGCCGTAACAGGTAAAAAAGAAAGCGATAAAATTTACTACTGGCACACTGGCTATGTAGGTGGTATCAAACAAGCGACATTTAAAGAAATGATTGCTCGCCGTCCTGAAGCAGTGATTGAAATTGCGGTTAAAGGTATGTTGCCAAAAGGTCCATTAGGCCGTGCAATGTATCGTAAGTTAAAAGTGTACGCTGGTCCTAACCACGAACACGCAGCACAACAACCACAAGTTTTAGATATTTAA